CTACAAATAACCAATGACTAATAACCAATGACAAATAACCAATGACAAATGACAAATGACAAATGACAAATGACAAATGACATTTACAAAATAAACTTAATTTTTCGCGCAGCATGTAAACACATACCCAGCAAAACTAACCCCTCACGAAAATGTGAAATATTAGATTTACCATAAGTTCGTTCTTGATATCTCACCGGCACTTCTACTAAATGTAAATTTAACTTTGCAGCCCCAAATAGCAAATCAAAGTCTCCAAAAGGGTCAAAATCTCCAAAATAATTCCGGTTATTAGCTATTCGTTGATAATCTTCTCTCCATAAAACCTTTGTGCCGCAAAGTGTATCTTTGATGTTTTGTCCCAGCAAAAATGAGAATATCAAGGCAAAAAACTTATTAGCTACTGAGTTTAACCAAGGCATTGCTTGATTAGAATAAGGATAAACTAAGCGAGAACCGTTGATAAACTCACCACGATTTGTAGCTATTACTTCTACAAATTTGATTAACTCTTCTGGCTGGACTGTTAAATCAGCATCTAGAATAATTAAAATATCTCCAGTTGCTTCATTAAAACCCAAGCGCACTGCATCTGCTTTACCCTTATTAGTTTGTTGAAATGCTTTTAAGGTGAAATTACCTTGATAATTTTGGACTAATTGTTGAATTTGCTCCCAAGTATCATCTTTTGAATGTCCTTCAACAAATATCACCTCAGTTTGTTTTCCTAGTTGGGGTAAACGTTCTATAGCAGCAGGAATATTTCCGGCTTCATTTCTGGCGGGAATAATCACACTCACTGTGTAGTCTTGCACTTTTTCAGAATTACCATACCAAGCAGGGCGTGCTACGACATAATTAGTTAAACCCAGATGATTAATCACTGGTAACTGGCTAAAGTAACGGTTGATCAAATCAGAAATTACAGGAATGCGTTTGGGAATTAAAAACCGCCTACCTATTTTTACAGATTGATAACCTGTAATAGACAGCAAATTAATAATATCATTCATCGACAGCCAGTTTTGCGGAGGCTGGGGACGCCGCTGATGAATGCGTTCTGCAAAACGCAGTATGGGTTCCCACAAAAAGTTATGAAATGTGAGGATAATTCTCGTGCGGGGATGACAAAATATCTGTAAATGCTGGAGAACTAATTGAATATCTGTGAGATAACCAAGGACTCCGGAAAGAATTATAAAGTCAAATTTTACAGAGGATAGAGAACTATTTTTAATAAACTCTTGGTTAATATTTTCAGCATCCAGACAATAAAAAGACAGTGAGGGATATTTCTCTTCTGCAATTGTGATGACCTGTGGAGATAAATCAATACCTACTCCCAATTTAGGATTAAGTGATGCCAATAAATCACCAGTTCCACAACCAATTTCTAATACATTACTCTCGGTTGGAATCAGAAATTTATGCAAATTTTGGATATCTTGATAATAATATTTATTGCGTAGATTCCACCAGTCTAAATCAAGTGCAATTTCATCAAAGTTTCTTTTAGTCTTTTCTTTAACTAGGTGATTATACATTAGTTATTTTTCCATCTTTATTCAATGACAAATGACCAATCACGACCCTCTCCTGTCCCAAACGGCGTAGGGGCGCAAGGCTTGCGCCCTTACTTTATTTGCTCCGCCTACTTATGAATTAATTTCCAACCTTTGACAGTGCCTATATTTTGGTATTGATTTATAAATTTTACAGGAATCCTGGGACTAATCCAGGCATAACTGTTAGCTGGTAATTTTTGAAGTTGTAGAGTTTTACCTAAATGTGTAGTATAAAATGTAAGCAATATATGACTTTGAGAAATTTCTCCATCTGAATAATTATTCTCGACAGACTGACTGGAATTAGGTTGAGTATCCGGTGGCGTTTCTACAACAAAATTGATGGGATGGTCAGCGATAATTTGAGCAATTGCTGGCTGCTGAATAGATATTCTAAATTCTGAAGTTCTATCTCCCCAAGCACCAATCAATCCCAGGGCTGCTATGGTTAACCAAGGAGATATTAACCAGCTAGCAAGCCAAGATTTAGCTGGCAAAACTTGGCGATTTTTCCAGGTTATACTTATCGTTGACCACCCACTACCTAAAATTATGCCTATAATCCCATAGGTTTTGATATTGGTAATTTTATTTATCCCAAATAAATCAAAGTTTAAATTAATCAATGAACCGATAATAACTAATAAAATTCCCAAACCAGTAAAGGCATAAAATAGCCAAGATATCAACTGATGTAAATTATATTTACGAGCGCGATAAATATCCTCAAAATCATCAAAAGCCACACCGGCTAATAGTGCCATAAAAGGTAGCAACTGTAACGGATAATAGGGTGTACGTGTACGGAAAAGATTTAACAGTAAAAATAAGATTATTGGATAACCTAAAACTACAATTTTTCCCGAATAATTAATTAATTTTGGTGATTTATGCCAAACAGATACCGCACCAATAATACTAAAAAGTGCCCAAGGAAACGTATTGAGGGGAATATTCCAAAAATAATACAATAGACCTGGGTTATATGTATCAT
The Gloeotrichia echinulata CP02 DNA segment above includes these coding regions:
- a CDS encoding glycosyltransferase, with amino-acid sequence MYNHLVKEKTKRNFDEIALDLDWWNLRNKYYYQDIQNLHKFLIPTESNVLEIGCGTGDLLASLNPKLGVGIDLSPQVITIAEEKYPSLSFYCLDAENINQEFIKNSSLSSVKFDFIILSGVLGYLTDIQLVLQHLQIFCHPRTRIILTFHNFLWEPILRFAERIHQRRPQPPQNWLSMNDIINLLSITGYQSVKIGRRFLIPKRIPVISDLINRYFSQLPVINHLGLTNYVVARPAWYGNSEKVQDYTVSVIIPARNEAGNIPAAIERLPQLGKQTEVIFVEGHSKDDTWEQIQQLVQNYQGNFTLKAFQQTNKGKADAVRLGFNEATGDILIILDADLTVQPEELIKFVEVIATNRGEFINGSRLVYPYSNQAMPWLNSVANKFFALIFSFLLGQNIKDTLCGTKVLWREDYQRIANNRNYFGDFDPFGDFDLLFGAAKLNLHLVEVPVRYQERTYGKSNISHFREGLVLLGMCLHAARKIKFIL
- a CDS encoding glycosyltransferase family 39 protein, which translates into the protein MLHGFVNQHQRLTLLFLTLSLLLFSNGNQSLLAHDEGYYATQARWILETQDWLTPQWWGTPVYDRTIGIQWLIALASQFFGINEFSVRLPTIIACTISVLLTYEIGKILLNRQVAWIGAIILCLMGIWISESRMGNQNIALVCIELIGIWALLSAEQLEYNQKKQRFFWGILAGTTIGLGFLIKGFMIVLPIVAIAPYILLKNRDHRHLSNLGIYIGLVIGIIPVVAWLGLSCLKYGGLSPVQDLFGKLLFLSSNDTYNPGLLYYFWNIPLNTFPWALFSIIGAVSVWHKSPKLINYSGKIVVLGYPIILFLLLNLFRTRTPYYPLQLLPFMALLAGVAFDDFEDIYRARKYNLHQLISWLFYAFTGLGILLVIIGSLINLNFDLFGINKITNIKTYGIIGIILGSGWSTISITWKNRQVLPAKSWLASWLISPWLTIAALGLIGAWGDRTSEFRISIQQPAIAQIIADHPINFVVETPPDTQPNSSQSVENNYSDGEISQSHILLTFYTTHLGKTLQLQKLPANSYAWISPRIPVKFINQYQNIGTVKGWKLIHK